From one Nitrospirota bacterium genomic stretch:
- a CDS encoding tRNA 4-thiouridine(8) synthase ThiI — translation MKRTAVALISGGLDSVLAAKVIKEQGFNVTGLYFTSAFSKSYGRENETPAAAVSKAIGLDLRVIDMGQDYIDLVRNPAHGYGKHINPCIDCKIFMLSRAGAMMQELNASFVITGEVLGQRPMSQRRDTLNLIERDANLKGRVLRPLSAALLPPTKAEQDGLIQRDRLLGISGRTRTVQLRLAERYGISGYSTPAGGCLLTDKNFADKLRDLFTDQKHVNPNDVRLLTVGRHYRFDAGVKIVLGRDNEENNLLMSLASHGYHLFTPQGFPGPVALLNGTPTQEIKQTIGRLIITYSKQVPGRAYHIRYGNEVFDPGEPLPIDASKLRRVGADG, via the coding sequence GTGAAAAGAACAGCAGTGGCGCTCATCTCAGGCGGCCTGGACAGCGTACTCGCTGCCAAAGTGATCAAGGAGCAGGGCTTCAACGTTACGGGGCTTTACTTCACCTCGGCCTTTTCAAAGAGCTACGGCCGGGAAAACGAGACCCCTGCCGCCGCCGTGTCCAAGGCGATCGGTCTGGACCTGCGCGTGATCGACATGGGGCAGGATTACATCGATCTCGTCCGGAACCCCGCGCACGGCTACGGCAAGCACATCAATCCCTGCATTGACTGCAAGATCTTCATGCTCAGCCGGGCTGGGGCCATGATGCAGGAGTTGAACGCGTCCTTCGTGATCACGGGGGAGGTCCTGGGGCAGCGGCCCATGTCCCAGCGGCGGGACACGCTGAACCTGATCGAGCGCGACGCAAACCTGAAGGGCCGCGTGCTGCGTCCTCTCTCTGCCGCGCTCCTGCCCCCCACGAAGGCCGAACAGGACGGACTGATCCAGCGGGACAGGCTTCTCGGCATCAGCGGCCGTACTCGCACGGTCCAGCTCAGGCTCGCCGAGCGTTACGGCATCTCGGGATACTCGACGCCGGCCGGCGGATGTCTGCTGACGGACAAGAATTTTGCCGACAAACTGCGCGACCTCTTCACCGACCAGAAGCATGTGAACCCGAACGACGTGAGGCTGCTTACGGTCGGCCGGCATTACCGGTTTGACGCCGGCGTCAAGATCGTGCTCGGCCGCGACAATGAAGAGAACAACCTTCTCATGTCACTGGCGTCCCACGGCTATCACCTGTTCACGCCCCAGGGATTTCCCGGCCCCGTGGCCCTGCTGAACGGAACACCCACCCAGGAGATCAAGCAGACCATCGGAAGGCTCATCATCACCTACAGCAAACAGGTTCCCGGCAGGGCCTATCACATCAGGTACGGCAACGAGGTCTTCGATCCGGGAGAGCCGCTTCCGATCGATGCGTCCAAGCTGCGTCGTGTGGGCGCGGACGGGTAA